Part of the Aquimarina sp. TRL1 genome, AGCCTAGCAATTCTTCTGCAATTATTGTATTTACATTTTCCACCGCTTTAAGAACTCCTTTTCCCATATAGGTTGTTCCTCCATCTCTAAGCTCAACAGCTTCATGTTCTCCTGTAGATGCTCCTGATGGTACAGCTGCTCTACCTAAAACGCCATTCTCTGTAATAACATCAACCTCTACCGTAGGGTTACCACGGGAATCTAAGATTTGTCTAGCGTGAATATTAACAATTACACTCATGTTTTCGTTTTATTTTTTGACAGTTATAATTATTTGCAATATACAAAACCGGTATATTCTGACCGTATTTAACAGTCATCTAATTTACTGCATTAATCCCTTTAAACACTGTAAAGTTATCAACTACAACGTTATCGGTAACACATTATCATTTTAGGCTTTACAAATTGAAAATAAAGGAAAAATACCCCTATTATTTTGTCTTTTTTATATTTTCTATGAATTGATCAAATAAATAAACAGAATCATTTGGTCCTGGACTTGCTTCCGGGTGATACTGTACTGAGAAACAGTTTTTATTTTTCATTCTGATTCCAGCTACTGTATCGTCATTTAAATGCAAATGCGTCACCTCTATTTCTTCATTTTTTTCTGCTTCTTCTCTATTAATAGCAAACCCGTGATTCTGAGATGTGATTTCTCCTTTACCTGTAAGCAAATTCTTCACCGGGTGATTGATTCCTCTATGCCCGTTATGCATTTTATATGTACTAATCCCATTAGCTAATGCAATAACCTGATGTCCAAGACATATTCCAAACAAAGGCAAATCTCTCTTAATAATTTCTTTGGCAGTATTAATTGCCTCTTCTAATGGTTCAGGGTCTCCAGGACCATTAGATAAGAAATATCCATCAGGATTCCATTCACTTAATTCTTCGAAAGTACTATTATATGGAAACACTTTGATATACGCTCCTCTTTTTGCAAGATTTCTAAGTATATTCTTCTTAATTCCTAGATCTAACGCTGATACTTTATAAGGTGCTTCAGGATCTCCAAAGAAATAAGGCTCTTTTGTTGATACTTTAGACGCCAGTTCCAAACCGTTCATATCCGGAACTGCTGCTAATTTTTCTTTTAATGCATCTACATCGTCTACTTCTGTAGAAATAACAGCATTCATTGTTCCATTATCTCTGATATAACTAACCAATGCTCTTGTATCCACATCAGAAATAGCCAATAAATTATTTGCTTCAAGAAATTCCTGTAAAGACGAATCCGCTGATACTCTAGAATACTCATAGCTAAAGTTCTTAACGATTAATCCTGCTATTTTTACAGAGTCTGACTCAACTTCTTCTTCATTGGTTCCATAATTACCAATATGCGCATTAGTTGTCACCATCAATTGCCCATAGTAAGATGGGTCGGTAAAAATCTCCTGATATCCTGTCATACCAGTATTAAAACATACTTCACCAAAAGCGCTTCCTTCTTTTCCTACTGCTTTTCCGTAGAAAATTGTTCCGTCTGCTAATAAAAGAATTGCCTTTTTACGAGATTGATATTTCATCCTAAATTTACTTTTTTCAAAAAATCCCCACTACTGCGGAAATGAACCTATTTATTATTTATTTACTCAAAAAAAAAGGATAAACGTTAAACGCCTATCCTTTATAATTATGTGTGTTTCACACTTTTCATTTATTCTTCTTCAGAGCTATTAGTTTCAGCTACTGGTGCTGCTGGTGCAGTACTAGCTTTTCTTCTACCTCTTCTAGTAGATTTTTTCTTCGCTGGCTTATTAGCATTGTACAACTCATTATAATCAACAAGTTCTATCATTGCCATATCAGCGTTATCTCCTAAACGATTTCCCAGTTTAATAATTCTGGTGTACCCTCCAGGTCGATCTCCTACTTTAGCAGCTACCTCACGGAACAATTCTGTTACCGCATACTTGTTACGCAATCTAGAGAAAACAATACGTCTGTTATGTGTAGTATCTTCTTTAGATTTTGTTACTAAAGGCTCTACAAATTGTTTTAATGCTTTTGCCTTTGCTACTGTAGTGTTGATTCTTTTATGTTCAATTAGGGAACATGCCATATTCGCAAGCATAGACTTACGGTGTGCAGTTTTTCTTCCTAAGTGATTGAATTTTTTTCCGTGTCTCATGACATTTAATTTTAATCATCATCTTGCTACAACCCTCTTTGGGGAGCAAAATATGACTGATTAGTCTTTATCTAATTTATATTTTGAAAGATCCATACCAAAGTTAAGCCCTTTAACATTTACTAGTTCTTCTAGTTCTGTCAAAGATTTCTTACCGAAGTTACGGAACTTCATTAAATCGTTTTTATTATACGATACTAAGTCACCCAAAGTATCAACTTCTGCTGCTTTCAAACAGTTAAGAGCTCGCACAGAAAGATCCATATCTATTAACTTAGTTTTTAATAGCTGTCTCATATGCAATGATTCCTCATCATATGTTTCTGTTTGTGCAATCTCATCAGCTTCTAAGGTAATACGCTCATCAGAGAACAACATAAAGTGATGGATCAATATTTTTGCTGCTTCTGTCAACGCTTCTTTTGGATGTATTGATCCGTCTGTTACGATTTCAAAAACAAGTTTTTCGTAATCCGTTTTTTGTTCTACACGATAGTTTTCTATACTATATTTTACATTCTTTATAGGCGTATAAATTGAATCTGTAAAAATAGTCCCTATTGGTGCATTTGCCTTCTTATTCTCTTCAGCAGGAACATACCCTCTTCCTTTCTCAATAGAAATTTCGAGATTAAGTGCTACTTTTTTATCCATATTACAGATTACCAAATCTGGGTTTAACACCTGAAATCCGGATATAAATTTTTGAAAATCTCCAGCAGTTAATTGCTCTTGCCCTGATACAGAGATTGTCACTGATTCATTATCTACATCTTCGATTTGACGTTTAAAACGTACTTGTTTAAGATTAAGGATAATTTCAGTAACATCTTCTACTACTCCTGATATAGTAGAAAACTCATGATCTACTCCTTCAATTTTTAAAGAAGTAATAGCGAATCCCTCTAAAGAAGATAACAAAACTCTACGTAAAGCGTTACCAACTGTTAATCCGTACCCTGGTTCTAATGGTCTGAATTCAAACTTACCATCGAACTCAGT contains:
- the carA gene encoding glutamine-hydrolyzing carbamoyl-phosphate synthase small subunit — protein: MKYQSRKKAILLLADGTIFYGKAVGKEGSAFGEVCFNTGMTGYQEIFTDPSYYGQLMVTTNAHIGNYGTNEEEVESDSVKIAGLIVKNFSYEYSRVSADSSLQEFLEANNLLAISDVDTRALVSYIRDNGTMNAVISTEVDDVDALKEKLAAVPDMNGLELASKVSTKEPYFFGDPEAPYKVSALDLGIKKNILRNLAKRGAYIKVFPYNSTFEELSEWNPDGYFLSNGPGDPEPLEEAINTAKEIIKRDLPLFGICLGHQVIALANGISTYKMHNGHRGINHPVKNLLTGKGEITSQNHGFAINREEAEKNEEIEVTHLHLNDDTVAGIRMKNKNCFSVQYHPEASPGPNDSVYLFDQFIENIKKTK
- the rplQ gene encoding 50S ribosomal protein L17, which translates into the protein MRHGKKFNHLGRKTAHRKSMLANMACSLIEHKRINTTVAKAKALKQFVEPLVTKSKEDTTHNRRIVFSRLRNKYAVTELFREVAAKVGDRPGGYTRIIKLGNRLGDNADMAMIELVDYNELYNANKPAKKKSTRRGRRKASTAPAAPVAETNSSEEE
- a CDS encoding DNA-directed RNA polymerase subunit alpha gives rise to the protein MAILNFQKPDKVIMIDSTEFDGKFEFRPLEPGYGLTVGNALRRVLLSSLEGFAITSLKIEGVDHEFSTISGVVEDVTEIILNLKQVRFKRQIEDVDNESVTISVSGQEQLTAGDFQKFISGFQVLNPDLVICNMDKKVALNLEISIEKGRGYVPAEENKKANAPIGTIFTDSIYTPIKNVKYSIENYRVEQKTDYEKLVFEIVTDGSIHPKEALTEAAKILIHHFMLFSDERITLEADEIAQTETYDEESLHMRQLLKTKLIDMDLSVRALNCLKAAEVDTLGDLVSYNKNDLMKFRNFGKKSLTELEELVNVKGLNFGMDLSKYKLDKD